The window ACTTGTTCCTTTACAACACAATATCAGGTAAATGACTTATTATATGTAAAGTACTTTACTTTTAAAGCTGGGTAAGGGCTTTTTTTTGGCAGCATATACAGGAACATGATTTCTTGTAGAATGGGAAAAaatttaatcatttttatatttagtttacCATAGTATTAATGACTTGAGATGTTCTCATTGTTGCATTTCATCATCAGAAGACGACCTTTTATCACCTCTACAAACTCACACTCTTTACATTCTTTACTACCTGCACCTCCACTGATGtaagcaaaattgtaaaaataatgtCATGTCATGTTTTTCATCCCTCTATCAATGTGCAATGCAGACCTTTTACGCAGTTTAGATGGTATTTGTATAAATCATATCCAGTATCCTGCAAACATAAAAAGCGTTTCTTAAATTCATAAATCCTCATTTTCAAATTGCAGCCTCTTCTACAGTCAGATTTTTGGATCTGTGTAGCATTTGCATAAAAGAGCTTCATCTGTTCCCATCCCCCGTTCTCCACATCAATACATTTCAATGATATTCAGAGAATATGTGATGATCTTTTCTTTTATCTGTTGACACTGATAAATGTGGAAGAGGAAAGAATAAGCAGTGAGTGTTACACACAGAGGGGATGGGAGTGCAGAGGCATTTCTACagtgagctgtctgctgtgagatgggaagggGCTTGGCTGATGCATGGTAGAAGCCACACTTCCCTTATCACTTTGAgcagtctgctgtgagatgggtgcATCCAGACTTTCTGTATCACACTGAGATGTCTGCTGTGAGTTTGGATTAGGAGGAGGCATGGCTGAGCCCTCTGGTTTTCTTGTTACTTGTTGCTATAGTGTACTTAGACCTTTTTGCCCTTTGGTGTGGTTTAGATCTAATAGCTCAGGTAGAAATACTATGTGTGAAATACTATGGCCTGATTACTACACAGCTACTTTTCTTCTTCTCAGCAGTAAGCCAACCTGCTATATTTTATGAGGAGGTCAAGGTGCTAGAATAACATCTAATACTGCCTGACATTACTGTATTAGGAGGAAGTAAAGATGAGCGCAACTAGCCATCACTATAATTGTCCAGGAGGGAGTCTGGCAGAACCAGAAACCCAACCGTcgggttcgctcatctctaggaatAAGCCTAGCTCAATTGATGTGTATGCATGTATCCTTTATAGGCAAGAAAAACAAGTCCATCTATGAATTTCATAAACCAGACAATGATAAAAGGCTTTATACTTCATGGAATCTCAGATATTCCTGAATTACATGTTTTTACCTTCTTTCTGATTCTATTCATCTATCTCCTTGGACTTGCTGGAAACTTGGCCATTGTACTCCTGGTCTGCCTTGATGTCCACCTGCACaaccccatgtacttcttcttgTCTAACTTGTCCATTATTGATATGTCCAGCTCAACTACAGCTCTGCACCGGATTTTTATTGCCTTTGCAACACAAAACAAAATTGTTTCCCCCAAGGCCTGTATGGCCGAGTTATATATTTTCTGTTCTTTAACCAGTAATGAGCTCTGTATTTTGGCCGCCATGAGTTATGATCGCTATGTAGCCATCTGTAGGCCTCTACATTATCACACTATCATGAGTCGTAGACTTTGTGGACTGATGACATTGATCAGCTGGGGATTTGGGTTCATCGAAATGGTCCCAACTGTTTTCTTTGTATCACAGTTCACTTGTTACATTTCTAAGGAAATTGATCATTATTTCTGTGATGTGTTACCCATTCGGGCCATTACCTGCAGTGACACTTCCCTTTTGGACCTTTACATCCTAAGTTTTGGCAATATTAACATATCTACTTTACTTTTGCTTACTATAACTTCCTACATTTTTATCATCAAATCTATTTTAAGAATAAGGTCCAGTGCCGGCAGAAGTAAAGCCTTCTACACGTGTTCCTCGCACATCATGGTGGTTGTCATGTTCTATTCCTCGATCTTcttacaatacatagca is drawn from Engystomops pustulosus chromosome 9, aEngPut4.maternal, whole genome shotgun sequence and contains these coding sequences:
- the LOC140076416 gene encoding olfactory receptor 6C74-like, with amino-acid sequence MIKGFILHGISDIPELHVFTFFLILFIYLLGLAGNLAIVLLVCLDVHLHNPMYFFLSNLSIIDMSSSTTALHRIFIAFATQNKIVSPKACMAELYIFCSLTSNELCILAAMSYDRYVAICRPLHYHTIMSRRLCGLMTLISWGFGFIEMVPTVFFVSQFTCYISKEIDHYFCDVLPIRAITCSDTSLLDLYILSFGNINISTLLLLTITSYIFIIKSILRIRSSAGRSKAFYTCSSHIMVVVMFYSSIFLQYIATVSGSNMGSNIIFSLFNTSVVPMLNPLIYSLKNKDVKSALRRKLLWIQINFSDTTVKDKSQRMNEFSTSVK